CCCGGATCTTTTCTTCCAGATTTTTCCAGCCTCTTCTATTTAATTGCGGATGTTGTGGGCACATATTGCTAAAATAGAACGACTCTTTCATCGCTTTCGGACTCCATTTCATATCTGCAGCCGGCGCCATGTGTCCTTTATCATATCCTGAACGTGTATAATCCGCATTTGTTGCAATAGTCCCTATTGCTAATGGATCGGCAATGAAACGGTTACTTCTTTTTTCTTTTCCTTTGGTTTCTTGTCGGGTAAGTTCATAGGATACCCAATTCGGAAGTTTTAAATCTTTATTATAAGAAACGGTATATCCTGTATGTCGAATGATTTGCTCTTGTTTGGGAGCTAATGAGACAGGGATCTCCAAATTTCTGCCGGAAGGAATTTGAGAAGATGTATTAACTTGTGGTTCGTTGCTTTTTTGCGTTTGGGTATTAAACTGTTGGCAATACAAATAGACACCATAAAGAACAGGTATAAGTATAACAATAGCGATAATACATCCTAATTTATAATTAGAACGTGATTTCTTTTTGAATAATTTCCTGTTTTGATTTCGTTTCATCAGATGCAGTTCAATATTATGAAAAAAGCGTTAACTATGATGATAGTTAACGCTTTATTATCAAGAGCCGCTAGCCAGACTTGAACTGGCGACCTACGCGTTACGAATGTCTCTCCAAAATATAGAATAACGGTTTGATAATAAAATAGTTAACTTGAAATGAATTAATGTTAAGGATAAGTTTTTGAACATTTACTCATCAAACATATTACCTTTTCCAAGTATGATCCACTCAACAGATATATTATAATCTTCGTGTAAGTAAACAATCCATTCGGGTTTTAATACGCTTCTATTTGGATAGAATTTAACTTGGTTTACGTTCCAACGATTCAGATTGTGCTTTCTTGTGAAAGTCTGTAATCCTCTAATCTTTTTTTGCTCCTTTAATATTGCTATTGCTTTAAAGAAACGTTGACTTATAGCTATCCCCTCTTCTGATATTTTCATTCCTTATTTATATTTTGGTTCTTTATGTCGTTTGTTGAAATATCCGACCCACTTACATGAGCACATCTTACATCCTCCCTCTGCTGGACAAGAAATTTTCTATTTTGCTCTTGCATAGATTCAATTGTTTTTTGTTGAGACAACACCGTTTCTGTCAATCTTGATATTTGCTCAAACACCTCTCGACTCATAGAAATAGATTCATTTTTACCCTCTAGCCTTTGTGTTACAAGTTCTTCCAATATCTGCTCTTTTAATTGGTCTCTGTTACTTTCAGGAATACTTTTCCCTATAATACCGGCCACAGCATCGTATTTTTTTAACATAGGTACATCGGCACCAGATAGCCATCCTGTTGTCAAGTGATACTTATCCTCTATTATTTTCTTGTATACATCTTTGAAAGCTGTGATACCATTTTCTATTCTTGAATAAGTATTCTGACCAACATTCAGTAAATCAGCCATTTGCTGTTGCGTCATATTCATGTAAATCCTGAACTGCTTCAGCCTGCTTTCTTGCTCTTTATCCATACGAATAAAATTATTATCCATTTTAAGGATATTTAAGCGTATAAACATCCTTTTTATCCATAAAATGGATATATTTGCATTACTATTAATTATATAACACTGCAAAGATAATGAAAGATGAATTAAAAACAAGAGTTTTTCCTAATGAAGGTCATAAAATGACCTTAAAAGGTTATTATCAAAATCTACCGGAATCTACTCATCCCAAAACAGAATTTATCAACGAGATAATGAAACGGACTGGAGTATCTTTCACTGCTGTTAGAAACTGGGTTATTTATGGTATGAAACCTAATAAGCCCTCTCATGTTTCAATACTTTCCGAAATAACAGGGATACCTCCCGAAGAATTATGGTCTAAACAAAATGATTAAGCAATGAAAGATTTAGAGTTCTACATATTTGAAGATGAACTTTGGTGTTTGTTCCCTGACGGAAGCAATAAACCTGTAACAGATAAAGATATAGGATTAATAAAAAGTATATTAGATCGTATACGTGAATGTTACTCGGATGCTTATAATTCATTGATGGAATGTTATAAAAAGAGTTCTCAAAACATTCCATACTTCCAGTACCTTATAGTTAGACGTTTTTGCAAATGTAATTTTGGAGAATTGGATAACACAAGTCGTGATATTGATAAAAAGGGAGGATTCAACTTCGAACGCGTAAAATGTCCTATGCGTGGAGAATGTAAGTACGAAGGTATTATATGCTGTCCACAATTTTACAGCCGTATATCAGATGCAGAAATGAGAGTGATGCAAATGGTATACCAAGGAGCTAATAACGAAGAGATAGCAGACAAACTTTACCTTTCTCCTCATACTGTAAAGAATCATATCAAGTCTGTATATATCAAACTTGGTATTCATGAGAAATCAGAATTTATTCAATACGCGCACAAGAACAACCTTTTTAAAGATTAGACAATATGATTAATGAGGACGTTTTGAAAATTGTACTAAATGACAAAACCTTCGGACAGCGAGAAGCGGCTGATATAGTTGGGGGGAGAGGTCGGTTATTCAGATTAGTGGGGTCTGGTGATATTCGTGCAGAAAAAATACCTCCTAATCGACAAAATGGTAGATGGTATTGCAATGCCTATGATGTTATAAAAAATGCAACTTTAAAATAACTGATAATCAAAAAGTTATATCAAGTTAAAGACAAATATTTTACAAGTCAATTATTTGTTTTAAAGTAAAAAATAAAGTAGTTTTACATAGTAATTAAAAGATAATCAATTAGTTATGAAAAAAGATGCAGTTTTAACACTTTGGGTTCTGTCATTTATAGCGATAGTGGTACTTGCGGAAAATCCATATAATATTTCCTTTTGGATTTCATTGGGAATTTTCGGATATCTCTCGGTGTATATCGAAAAACACAATAAAAGATTCGAGCATGAAGACGAGTAAATCTCCGTATATAATTCAAGAAATTATTCTGATAACATATAGCGGAAGAAAACTTCCTCTTACAATTGTAGATAAGAGGATTATAGACATTCCGATCAGATTGACGAAAGACAAAATACTCAATGCTTTCTCTTCTATGAAAGATAAACCGATAGATGTGAAACTAAAAGTAAAGTACATATAAAGTGTACATAAGAGCAATGAAAACAAAAGAAGAATTACTATCAATGAGTCATGAAGACTTAGCTTCACTTACATATAAAATTATGTATGAACAATGTCTTCTTGAAAATAAGGAAAAAGAAAACAGAAGATTAAGAGAAATACTTGATGCTATCGGTATCACGTATGAAACTTTCAAATCAGAATTCCATGAATGATGAATTACAGCAATTAGAATCTGAGTTAAAAAAGGTGGAATATAGTAACCTTGAATATCTTCCTGAATATGGATATTCACCGAAAGAAGAAATAATCCAGCTTATAAAGGAAGATATATCCGATGTCAAAAAAGAAATCAACAATAGGTTAAAATTGCATGCTTCAGGCATTTCATCAGGATATACAGAAAAAAGCTTAGAAGAAGAGAGAACTGACCTTTGCATAATGCAAGGGTTGGCGAGATATTGTTAAACTTTAAAATATTTGAGCAATGGAGGAAAACAAATTAACAAAACAGGAAAATGATGCATTGGCAATATTTGGTAAAGGCAAAACTATTTATCAAGTTGCAGGTAACGACGTGGCATTATCTTTTGATATTGTACGTAACTATCTAACTAAAGGTAACGGACAGGTATCCGATCAAGATATTGTTCAGTTTATTAGTATTTGTAAATTTAACCAGCTTAATCCATTCCTGAACGAAGCATTTCTTGTTAAATTCGGACAACAGCCGGCACAGATGATTGTTAGCAAGGAAGCATTTTTTAAACGTGCTGACGCTAGTGAAAAATATGAAGGTTTCAAGGCGGGTATCATTATTATTAGAGACAACAAAATTGTAGAGGTGGAAGGCTGTTTTTATAATGAAAAGACTGATATACTTGTAGGTGGGTGGTGCGAAGTTTACCGGTCTGACCGCAGATTTCCGATTATAGCGAAAGTCAATCTTGCCGAATACGACAAAAAGCAATCTATATGGAATGAAAAAAAATCCACCATGATTTCCAAGATTGCTAAAGTCCAAGCATTACGTGAAGCTTTTCCAGCCCAACTTGGTGCAATGTACACGCAAGAAGAACAAGAAGTTAAGTTTGCTGAATATGAAGATGTCACAGACAAAGAATCTAAAGCCAACAAACTTGCGGAAATTGCTCTTAAGAATGCAGGAGTAGAAGAACAACCAAAAACGGAGCAACCAGTAAATCAGCCTCAAAATAACACGAATGACAAACCGGCTCAAAAAACATTATTATAATGGAAGCACAACATACAATTGAATGGTACAGAAAAAGATTAGGATGTATCACAGGAAGTGAATGCGGAGTATTAATGAAGAGTGGTCGTAATGGCTGCTTTTCAGATGCCGCCAAAACTTATATTTATCAAATTGCAGGTGAAAGATTTATGGATCCCGATATTATAAATGATGATTATACATTCGAGATATACTTGCAACAAGTAAATGTAAACTCCAAAGCAATGCAGTGGGGTAATGAGCAAGAGGAATATGCTCGTAATCTTTATGCTAAAAAAACTGGCTTGCATATTATAGAAGTCGGTTCATGTAAACATCCTACTATTCCTAATTTCGCAAGTAGTCCTGATGGTTTCTTTTATGATGAAGATAGCCAAATCAAATTATGTTTGGAAATCAAATGTCTTGATCAAGGCAAATTTATGAGATACAAATCTGATGTTCATGACAATGACTCATTGTTAGAAATGAATCCTAAATACTTCTACCAATGTTGTGCTCACATGATGTGCACCGGAGCTCAAGGTACTGATTTTGTAGTTTATAATCCTTTTCAAATAGATCCTATTCATATTGTACACATACTACCTGATGAAAGGGTCTTTGCAGAAATGGAGAATCGTATTAGAATGGCGGACGACATTATTAACCAAATAGCTGATATAGAATAATGAATGACCTGTTAATAAAAGAGACTCAACTCCAGCGAATTATACGAAAGACAGGTAGAAAGCCATGTGAATGTAAATGTTCATTATGTAAAATGCAATGCCATACTCCATGTTTAGGAACTCCGCAGGATATTGAAAAATTAATAGATGCAGGTTATTCAGACCGGTTACTCCCCACTCTTTGGGGAGCCGGAATGATAATGGGAGTTATTAATTTCCCAGTTCCTATGATCCAAATTGCATCGGGCGATGATTATTGTTCGTTCTTTCACAATGGCTTATGCGAACTTCACGACAGAGGATT
The nucleotide sequence above comes from Bacteroides caccae. Encoded proteins:
- a CDS encoding helix-turn-helix transcriptional regulator translates to MDNNFIRMDKEQESRLKQFRIYMNMTQQQMADLLNVGQNTYSRIENGITAFKDVYKKIIEDKYHLTTGWLSGADVPMLKKYDAVAGIIGKSIPESNRDQLKEQILEELVTQRLEGKNESISMSREVFEQISRLTETVLSQQKTIESMQEQNRKFLVQQREDVRCAHVSGSDISTNDIKNQNINKE
- the bet gene encoding phage recombination protein Bet encodes the protein MEENKLTKQENDALAIFGKGKTIYQVAGNDVALSFDIVRNYLTKGNGQVSDQDIVQFISICKFNQLNPFLNEAFLVKFGQQPAQMIVSKEAFFKRADASEKYEGFKAGIIIIRDNKIVEVEGCFYNEKTDILVGGWCEVYRSDRRFPIIAKVNLAEYDKKQSIWNEKKSTMISKIAKVQALREAFPAQLGAMYTQEEQEVKFAEYEDVTDKESKANKLAEIALKNAGVEEQPKTEQPVNQPQNNTNDKPAQKTLL
- a CDS encoding response regulator transcription factor; this translates as MKDLEFYIFEDELWCLFPDGSNKPVTDKDIGLIKSILDRIRECYSDAYNSLMECYKKSSQNIPYFQYLIVRRFCKCNFGELDNTSRDIDKKGGFNFERVKCPMRGECKYEGIICCPQFYSRISDAEMRVMQMVYQGANNEEIADKLYLSPHTVKNHIKSVYIKLGIHEKSEFIQYAHKNNLFKD
- a CDS encoding lambda exonuclease family protein, which translates into the protein MEAQHTIEWYRKRLGCITGSECGVLMKSGRNGCFSDAAKTYIYQIAGERFMDPDIINDDYTFEIYLQQVNVNSKAMQWGNEQEEYARNLYAKKTGLHIIEVGSCKHPTIPNFASSPDGFFYDEDSQIKLCLEIKCLDQGKFMRYKSDVHDNDSLLEMNPKYFYQCCAHMMCTGAQGTDFVVYNPFQIDPIHIVHILPDERVFAEMENRIRMADDIINQIADIE
- a CDS encoding DNA/RNA non-specific endonuclease; this encodes MKRNQNRKLFKKKSRSNYKLGCIIAIVILIPVLYGVYLYCQQFNTQTQKSNEPQVNTSSQIPSGRNLEIPVSLAPKQEQIIRHTGYTVSYNKDLKLPNWVSYELTRQETKGKEKRSNRFIADPLAIGTIATNADYTRSGYDKGHMAPAADMKWSPKAMKESFYFSNMCPQHPQLNRRGWKNLEEKIRDWAIADSAVIVICGPIIERESKTIGKNKVAVPQQFFKVVLSPFVKPMRAIGFLFNNEQATDPLHSYVVTIDSIERLTHMDFFATLPDEIENKIEAEANYHQWPN